In the Geobacter sp. FeAm09 genome, one interval contains:
- a CDS encoding transposase, with the protein MPRSARALANNCYYHVINRGNGRQQVFHKEGDYSAFLDVLLGARQKYSVKVLAWCLMPNHFHLLVQPEEATQLNKWMQWVMTTHVRRYHKHYGTSGHLWQGRYKSFIVQGNEHLLTIARYIEGNPVRAMLSPTAAQWAWSSHQVRNTDSKELQPDRLPFPLPEDWSTFVDTPLTDTEIEKVRNSVNRQASFGHENWINEICVRLGLESTLRRRGWPKGRKRKE; encoded by the coding sequence ATGCCAAGATCAGCCAGAGCATTAGCTAATAACTGCTACTATCACGTGATCAATCGTGGAAACGGCAGGCAGCAGGTCTTTCACAAGGAAGGGGACTATAGTGCCTTCCTTGATGTGTTACTAGGAGCTCGCCAGAAATACAGCGTCAAGGTTCTAGCCTGGTGTTTGATGCCAAATCATTTTCACCTGCTCGTTCAACCGGAAGAGGCAACTCAGTTAAATAAATGGATGCAGTGGGTCATGACGACCCATGTTCGCCGTTATCACAAACATTACGGAACCAGCGGTCATCTGTGGCAAGGCAGATACAAGAGTTTTATCGTCCAAGGTAATGAGCACCTCTTGACGATAGCCCGATACATAGAAGGAAACCCTGTAAGGGCAATGTTATCTCCGACGGCTGCACAATGGGCGTGGTCATCGCACCAAGTGCGTAATACTGACTCTAAAGAGTTGCAGCCTGATCGTCTGCCGTTCCCCTTACCCGAGGATTGGTCTACATTCGTGGACACGCCACTCACCGACACAGAAATTGAGAAGGTAAGAAACAGCGTCAATCGGCAGGCATCTTTCGGACATGAAAACTGGATAAATGAGATTTGCGTAAGATTGGGACTAGAATCCACATTAAGGCGAAGAGGGTGGCCGAAGGGGCGTAAAAGGAAAGAGTAA